The following DNA comes from Poecilia reticulata strain Guanapo linkage group LG5, Guppy_female_1.0+MT, whole genome shotgun sequence.
tgatttttattttattgttttctctcctAAAAACTGTAGATGAGATGTTTGTAGAACTGGTGCCCTCTATTATTCCTTCTCAGGGATAGTTCACTCCTTCCAAAGCAGATTGCAGCACCTCTCGGCTGATGACTTTAGCTAAATTCTGTTTGAAAGTTTCTAGCTTAGTGAAATGATTCTGTGAATATGCTGATCTGAACAGTTCTCCTGCAGAAACTCCTTACTGTGTCACTGTAACCAATCAAATtcattgagggaaaaaaaatttgaaatcagACACAGGCAATAGTTATGAACAattatttatcataataaaTAACTGGATTTTagtcaaataaatacaactgatCTTGACGATAAAAGTGTATAAAGCTGAACATTAAATAATGGTTTCCAGCATCACTTGTATCCATCACAGCTGGGGGTCACGGTTGATCTCAGGGAGGTGTGACTGAGGGCCCGGCCCCTCAGGCTCTGGGAGCCGGCAGACAGGATCTACACAGACAGGAGACATCAGACTGAATGTAGCAGAAACCAAACTACTGCCATGTCAGATTACTCAGCTGTACAGATGTGACATGTACCAGACTGAAAATGTAGAAGGTGTAGCAAATACTTCcagtcaaagtgttttttttattgtacatttcAATAGAAAAATGACATTCATGCATTTAATTCTATTGTTTAGGGTTTTTTCTTACTGTgaaaactatgatgtcaaactACTGACAAGAAACTTGTAATCATTGTATCAAATGTTATGTTCAATGTGGAAATGATTTAATTGATTCTAATAAATGTTTGTCATCATCTTAAcgtgaaatagatttttttttattgtgggaGCACTTTATCAAAGTTCATGTGTAAGTTTATGTAAGTTTCTGTGTTAGGACCAAGAATTTGAACGAGTTCAACTAATTTTAAAGGCTACACTTACACCATCTCTAAAACTGCAGTTTCAAGTACAACAGATTCTGAACAAATTCCAGTTAAACGTGGAGATGAAAGCTAACCCATCCTACCTTCACCAGCACATAGCCTCCCCCACGGATCGGTGCAGTGTTGGATGCAGAAGCCTGAACGGCAACATCTTCTTTGGGGAAAATCACTTTCATGTTCCCATCCGTTCTCCCACACAGATCCTCAGCAGATCTTTTACTTTCCTTAATAAAAATGGAGAGCAGAGTTGAGCGGCGTTGCTTGGTAACAGGTTAAAGTAACCCTGCATAGATACACGACTTTTGCTGCTGCACACAATGATCATATTAGAAATGTCAATATATTCATTTCTGAAGGAGATAATCTAGATCACATTTCCCCATCCCTGAATTCAGCCCAACTGAGGAAGTGTCCCAAAGCCATTTGCAGTCAGAAAATAGAAACTGTCctgttttcatgttcattttagattttattacaaTCCAACCACAACCTGAatatcatcaccttcctaaaacaaTGGCCTAAGTCATTCTTtaacaaaacagattttggcaaagaaaaaaaaaggaaatccttctccctctttctttccaaaacatgttacaggggaaaaaaaatcacatctggCGAAAAATaacttaggccattattttaggaaggtatTTTAAtcttatgtgacagaccaatgCAATATAATAACAGCAAAGTAGAATTAAAATAAGACAGTGGTGTTGAATATGTTTCTacaaataatattaaaagtgtgacatacatttttattgagccttcttcattttctaaaatacatataaaatacaacaaagattaggattttactgagaaaaaaaagaaaaatgtcaaggagtgtgaatatttttgcaagggtTAAACAGGGTGGGGAATCAAAAATAGATGATCGAGGCGACTGAGTCACACCTTGATCAGATATGTAAAAAGTTTCAGCTTTTTTCATGCGGTCAGTGAAGTACTCACTCCCTCCACCAGCACCAGCTGGGTGCTGCCAACGACAGCAGCGTTCACTCGCTCTGCTTCCTCTCTGAAAACGCTGATGCACTCCTCTAGCCGGCGCCGCTTCACCTGCGGCGCCACGTCGTCCTGCAGCCGATGGAAGGCGTGCGTCTTCTGAAAGAGAGCGGGACGAAAGAGTAAATACTGCAAAGCACGACACTGCAGCGGTTCAGCAGGAGCTTACCTTTCGCATGCTGTAGGCAAACAGGAAGCCCACGTTGAAGCCCACCTCTCTGATCAGGGAGAGAGTTTGCTGATGGTCGTCGTCCGTTTCACCACAGAAGCCTGAGATGAAGTCGCTGCTGAGACTCACGTCTGACGCACAAGAATGAAGATCACCAGTCAATCGGATTTTACAGAAacgtattaaaaaaaagaaaaaaagctttgagcCAACACCACAATGCTGATCAAAGGATTGTTCTATCCGTTGATCAGCATGGATTCCTCAGAAATCCATGCGATTTCTGAGGAACTCttgattgtttttaacaatAGCATATATTTAGCTTACCATCCTCAAAAACAGCTTGAAGTTGTATTAActttgaaggaaaatatttttgtgatcaACGGTGTTGGACACACTTCCCCTAATGCGCTAATAGTAGAGCTAATTTTTAGCTAAGCGCTTTTGGTAACTTTGCTAGCATTTAGCATACCTACTTTACTCAAAGTTAATTGTTCCTGAAAACTTCCAAGACATTCATTTACTTGGCTGTTGGCTGTAAACAACATCTGTACTCAAGTTTTGGTTATTGACATGAAGACTTTTTCTAGAAGTTAGACGTTTATGTTCCTGCTCTTCTTTTGAACACACAGCCGTTGTTTCCTCCCATCACTCCCTAGTTTCCCttcaataactttatttctaagGACATTATAGAACATGTCAACTATCAAAATTAACATCAAATAACATCAAAATTACGATGGTGCTCAAGTCTTTCAAGGGCAGACATCATTTGAATTTAAGTTAACGCCTTAGCTTTAGCATCAGCTTAAACTCAATAGTGTTGGTGGAGCGATTTAGCGTTttcagaactaatgtttatggtTAGTGGTTTGGGTTTAGTGtaactttttagttagttttacaaataaaaaaaaacaaaaacaacacctgTGTAATTCTTTGTGCTCTTTGATTAGACTGTCAGAccataaaacatatttggaacatttttaaacttctttgaagcagcagcttctgcccAGCTGAAGGCTGAAAGCTGGATGCTGTCGTTTCACGGTTGTAGAAGTGTGAGGGCTACAGCGGCGCCATCTGTAGTTCACTCTAgtacttctttttcttttcattcgtTTTCTAAAAGTGCATAAACGCTGACGTCTCTTGCCCTCTCATTGGCTGAGTCAGCAGTAAACGACGCTCCCCGATGGGCCCAGGGTCGGCCTCCTGCAGCGAAGGCGTCGGAACGGATTATACAACTTTAGCTgcaattcaacatttttatgagaACAACAGAGCCGTATTTATGTAAAGCAACATAATGTTGCCATGCAGATGTTTCCATGCAGTCATCATCAGAATAAATTTcagaataatttaacatttttaatggttGGCTTGAAGGTGACTGAGACCCCAAACACATCAAACTGgtttataaatgttatttctgtgCAGTTATGGTCAGATTCCCATAAGATAAACATCTTATTTAGTAACACGAAGCGACAGAAGATAAATCAAAGCAGTTCTAGTTGCTTACCTGGGATGATTTGCTTTATATTGTCCACCAGATCAAGGTAGGCCTCTCTTGTGTAACTGAACAGGAAAAGTAGAGTCCAATATAAAAAGATTCCATAAAACAAAATCCTTcagctgttattttaaaatgtctaggCCTGCCACCATAATAGATTTTGACAGACAATACATAGTCCCataagttattgtgataaatgatgatAATGCTGATTTGAGATcatttcaagtaaaataatgataatggcaaaataatgcaagaacacattctcaaattctaatgaacatttaaacagaacgacggaaacaacaattaaaatgaattatgaattatttttaaacaacattgttcttcaaaaaaagggctagttgagacaaaggccttttgtcatccagtttttggtaaaaaataaaataaaatttaaaaaaccaaaaatgataaatcatacaaatggaaattattgagttagttttaatttatcatgtaatTAACTGATTTGTTGcctattgtgacaggcctacaaaTGGCGGCAGTTATTTCCTACCCCCGGCGCATGGCCTTCAGGACCTGGTTGCTCCCACTCTGAGCCGGAAGGTGGATCTGCTTACAAACGTTCTGTCGCTCAGCAATCAGCTGCAGAACCTGGACGAACCCATCACACACCAGAACTCACCATCCTGGGTTAAACAGCAACAGCTCAACAGAACTGTTGTTATTTTCTCTAGTGGAACCTTTGTGATTGACAGGAAATCAACAGGAACACATTCCCATCCAGAGAGAACGTGACATGCGGGGTGTACCTCATCAGGAAAGTCCTTGGGGTGGGGGGAAGTGAACCTTATCCTCATGTCGGGGTCAATGCGCGACACAAGATCGAGCAGGTCGGAGAAGCGCAGGCCTCCCTGTTTGGCTCGGTAGACGGTGCTGAAGCCACGGCTCAGCTTGGTCCGCTCCGAGCCGCAGAATTGAACCTCTGATGTGTCCCTGTAGCTGTTCACATTCTGACCCAGCAGAGTGACCTCCTTCACACCCTGGCACATACACAGATGCatacgcacacaaacacactcaaatTTGTCTCGCTATCTTTGCTGTAACTTTCCACTGACTTCTATTcgtttctacagcctaaccctacACCAAACttaattcacaccttagtcctaaataTAACCCAAACACAGCATTTCCCCTTGTGGGGCTTTGGgccccacaaggagcagtgggttTCCACAACGTTATACGTGTCAGAAAAATTGTCCCCATAATGCATCAAATAcatggtacacacacacacacacacattgggaTGAGTGCTGATCCTAAAGATTTTCTTACATGTTCATGTATTATAATTGATGTAGTATA
Coding sequences within:
- the cdk5rap1 gene encoding mitochondrial tRNA methylthiotransferase CDK5RAP1 isoform X3 yields the protein MQEDSPFSSMSSSQADVVLLVTCSIREKAEQTIWNRLQQLTAMKKKRLKTNSPMKIGILGCMAERLKTELLEREKLVDVLAGPDAYRDLPRLLAAAAGGQQASNVLLSLEETYADIMPVQHASQGRSAFVSIMRGCDNMCSYCIVPFTRGRERSRPVSSILEEVQMLSDQGVKEVTLLGQNVNSYRDTSEVQFCGSERTKLSRGFSTVYRAKQGGLRFSDLLDLVSRIDPDMRIRFTSPHPKDFPDEVLQLIAERQNVCKQIHLPAQSGSNQVLKAMRRGYTREAYLDLVDNIKQIIPDVSLSSDFISGFCGETDDDHQQTLSLIREVGFNVGFLFAYSMRKKTHAFHRLQDDVAPQVKRRRLEECISVFREEAERVNAAVVGSTQLVLVEGESKRSAEDLCGRTDGNMKVIFPKEDVAVQASASNTAPIRGGGYVLVKILSAGSQSLRGRALSHTSLRSTVTPSCDGYK
- the cdk5rap1 gene encoding mitochondrial tRNA methylthiotransferase CDK5RAP1 isoform X2 is translated as MNVNDTEIAWSILQKKGYQRTADLKQADVVLLVTCSIREKAEQTIWNRLQQLTAMKKKRLKTNSPMKIGILGCMAERLKTELLEREKLVDVLAGPDAYRDLPRLLAAAAGGQQASNVLLSLEETYADIMPVQHASQGRSAFVSIMRGCDNMCSYCIVPFTRGRERSRPVSSILEEVQMLSDQGVKEVTLLGQNVNSYRDTSEVQFCGSERTKLSRGFSTVYRAKQGGLRFSDLLDLVSRIDPDMRIRFTSPHPKDFPDEVLQLIAERQNVCKQIHLPAQSGSNQVLKAMRRGYTREAYLDLVDNIKQIIPDVSLSSDFISGFCGETDDDHQQTLSLIREVGFNVGFLFAYSMRKKTHAFHRLQDDVAPQVKRRRLEECISVFREEAERVNAAVVGSTQLVLVEGESKRSAEDLCGRTDGNMKVIFPKEDVAVQASASNTAPIRGGGYVLVKILSAGSQSLRGRALSHTSLRSTVTPSCDGYK
- the cdk5rap1 gene encoding mitochondrial tRNA methylthiotransferase CDK5RAP1 isoform X1 is translated as MRTVKPFLCVSKHWAPLRWLSKPRNCSNVARASSGEKKKAVSDNFRRQVASGPRLQDFIKSPPVTLAVNYQHTDEHYLSEDLGLLGDARKVYFETYGCQMNVNDTEIAWSILQKKGYQRTADLKQADVVLLVTCSIREKAEQTIWNRLQQLTAMKKKRLKTNSPMKIGILGCMAERLKTELLEREKLVDVLAGPDAYRDLPRLLAAAAGGQQASNVLLSLEETYADIMPVQHASQGRSAFVSIMRGCDNMCSYCIVPFTRGRERSRPVSSILEEVQMLSDQGVKEVTLLGQNVNSYRDTSEVQFCGSERTKLSRGFSTVYRAKQGGLRFSDLLDLVSRIDPDMRIRFTSPHPKDFPDEVLQLIAERQNVCKQIHLPAQSGSNQVLKAMRRGYTREAYLDLVDNIKQIIPDVSLSSDFISGFCGETDDDHQQTLSLIREVGFNVGFLFAYSMRKKTHAFHRLQDDVAPQVKRRRLEECISVFREEAERVNAAVVGSTQLVLVEGESKRSAEDLCGRTDGNMKVIFPKEDVAVQASASNTAPIRGGGYVLVKILSAGSQSLRGRALSHTSLRSTVTPSCDGYK